The proteins below are encoded in one region of Micromonospora pisi:
- a CDS encoding DUF3515 family protein — MAEGTSTPVEQDGSDAERTVPPASDRSTRQAAIWATVVALPLTVLVAIFAFGKLAPTPDAASANPTPSATTPRVQSTAPVTMSAVPLAERPATVCRALLSRLPATLGELAQRPVSAGPEQNAAYGDPAVAVSCGSPLPSFPPTDQVWVVNAVCWHAQEESDQTVFVTVDREVPVRVAVPRGYDPPLQWIAPLAESVVAAVPSSATKPYGCTA, encoded by the coding sequence ATGGCGGAGGGCACTTCCACCCCGGTCGAGCAGGACGGTTCCGACGCTGAGCGGACGGTCCCGCCCGCCTCGGACCGGTCGACCCGTCAGGCGGCGATCTGGGCCACCGTGGTCGCGTTGCCGCTGACCGTACTCGTCGCGATCTTCGCGTTCGGCAAGCTCGCCCCCACGCCCGACGCGGCCTCCGCGAACCCGACGCCGTCGGCGACCACGCCCCGGGTCCAGTCCACCGCCCCGGTGACGATGTCCGCCGTACCGCTCGCCGAGCGGCCGGCCACGGTCTGCCGGGCGCTCCTCTCCCGCCTGCCGGCGACCCTCGGCGAACTGGCCCAACGGCCGGTCAGCGCCGGCCCGGAGCAGAACGCCGCGTACGGCGATCCGGCGGTCGCGGTCAGTTGCGGCAGCCCGCTCCCCTCGTTCCCGCCGACCGACCAGGTCTGGGTGGTGAACGCGGTCTGCTGGCACGCCCAGGAGGAGTCGGACCAGACGGTCTTCGTCACCGTGGACCGTGAGGTGCCGGTCCGGGTCGCCGTGCCGCGTGGTTACGACCCGCCGTTGCAGTGGATCGCCCCGCTCGCCGAGTCGGTGGTCGCCGCCGTTCCCTCCTCGGCGACCAAGCCCTACGGCTGCACCGCCTGA
- a CDS encoding D-alanine--D-alanine ligase family protein has protein sequence MTSPRKTRVAVVFGGRSTEHAISCVSAGSIINALDPDEYQVVPMGITKAGQWVLTTGDPERLAITESILPAITSGAEATVVPPSDPTANGLMVLEPAEGPTALSDVDVVFPALHGAYGEDGTIQGLLEMAGIPYVGSGVFASAAAMDKEFTKKLTIAEGIPNGPYAVLRSGMNLSEAEKERLGLPVFVKPARAGSSFGVTKVSDWADLEAAIVTARQIDPKVLVEAAIVGREVECGVLEGETGGAPEASVVAEVRVVADHDFYDFEAKYVGDACEYDIPAALPERVTREIQEYSCRTFTALDCSGLARVDFFVTPDLEVYLNEINTMPGFTPTSMFPQMWAAAGLEYPKVVDRLIRTALHRGTGLR, from the coding sequence GTGACGAGCCCACGGAAGACCCGCGTAGCAGTCGTCTTCGGCGGTCGTAGCACGGAGCATGCGATCTCCTGCGTGAGCGCTGGAAGCATCATCAACGCCCTGGATCCGGACGAATACCAGGTGGTCCCGATGGGTATCACCAAAGCCGGCCAGTGGGTGCTGACAACTGGTGACCCAGAGCGACTGGCTATCACGGAAAGTATTCTTCCGGCGATCACCTCGGGCGCCGAGGCGACCGTCGTCCCGCCCTCCGACCCGACCGCCAACGGTCTGATGGTGCTCGAACCAGCCGAAGGCCCGACCGCACTCTCCGATGTCGACGTGGTCTTCCCCGCCCTGCACGGTGCGTACGGCGAGGACGGCACGATCCAGGGGTTGCTGGAGATGGCCGGCATCCCGTACGTCGGCTCGGGTGTCTTCGCCTCCGCCGCCGCGATGGACAAGGAGTTCACCAAGAAGCTCACCATCGCCGAGGGCATCCCGAACGGCCCGTACGCGGTGCTGCGCAGCGGCATGAACCTCTCCGAGGCGGAGAAGGAACGGCTCGGCCTGCCGGTCTTCGTCAAACCGGCCCGCGCCGGATCGTCGTTCGGCGTCACCAAGGTCTCCGACTGGGCCGACCTGGAGGCGGCGATCGTCACCGCCCGACAGATCGACCCGAAGGTGCTGGTCGAGGCCGCGATCGTCGGTCGGGAGGTCGAGTGCGGGGTGCTCGAGGGCGAGACCGGCGGCGCCCCGGAAGCCTCCGTGGTCGCCGAGGTACGGGTGGTGGCCGACCACGACTTCTACGACTTCGAGGCGAAGTACGTCGGCGACGCCTGCGAGTACGACATCCCGGCCGCCCTGCCCGAGCGGGTCACCCGGGAGATCCAGGAATACTCCTGCCGTACCTTCACCGCGCTCGACTGCTCCGGGCTGGCCCGGGTCGACTTCTTCGTCACGCCCGACCTGGAGGTCTACCTCAACGAGATCAACACGATGCCGGGATTCACCCCGACCTCGATGTTCCCGCAGATGTGGGCCGCCGCCGGGTTGGAGTACCCCAAGGTGGTCGACCGCCTGATCCGTACCGCGCTGCACCGGGGCACCGGCCTGCGCTAG
- a CDS encoding Lrp/AsnC ligand binding domain-containing protein: MVQAYILIQTEVGRARDVAAQITDISGVVRVDAVTGPYDVLVLTEAHTVDELGKMIVSKVQLVPGITRTLTCSVVRL, translated from the coding sequence GTGGTCCAGGCGTACATCCTCATCCAGACCGAGGTCGGAAGGGCGCGTGACGTGGCCGCGCAGATCACGGATATCTCCGGTGTGGTCCGGGTCGATGCCGTGACCGGGCCGTACGACGTGCTCGTCCTCACCGAGGCGCACACGGTCGACGAACTGGGCAAGATGATCGTCAGCAAGGTGCAGTTGGTGCCGGGGATCACCCGTACCCTCACCTGTTCGGTGGTGCGCCTCTGA
- a CDS encoding cell wall anchor protein yields the protein MIRPKLSLRRPLAVLGAGVVGLAAALAVAAPASAHHSEVVGKAECDTTTGEFVVEWTVKSIAPANVKQFRLTDVIAKKWVGTQQTRVQVPGIEVTDDYKYDAQGSISGTHRVPGDSTKASLQVKAEWENGEHDVQWKRDDVPLSGLCVITTPPTTPPATPPVTPEPSTPPTTPPATPPVTPPVTPPTQPKAPKPTADVETDCDGAAIVTLANGDDATAAAVFVVTDGAGTAGEPITLEPGKDKVVEIPAEKATRVKVTVEGQTEPLFDEELTADASCIEATYEATCEDLTFTINNPAEGETVNAIFTPNSGDKKTLTVEPGKSGTVTFAGSEGLVVTGDIEGYEAGEPIAWNDEKPENCGGGGGGLPVTGAAAGGIAAGALVLLGIGVALFVVARRRRLTFTA from the coding sequence GTGATCCGTCCCAAGCTGTCGCTCCGGCGACCGCTCGCCGTGCTGGGAGCCGGCGTTGTCGGCCTTGCCGCGGCGCTGGCCGTGGCCGCCCCGGCGAGTGCCCACCACAGTGAGGTCGTCGGCAAGGCTGAGTGCGACACCACCACCGGCGAGTTCGTCGTCGAGTGGACCGTCAAGAGCATCGCCCCGGCGAACGTGAAGCAGTTCAGGCTCACCGACGTGATCGCCAAGAAGTGGGTCGGCACCCAGCAGACCCGGGTCCAGGTTCCGGGCATCGAGGTGACCGACGACTACAAGTACGACGCCCAGGGGTCGATCTCCGGGACGCACCGTGTCCCGGGTGACAGCACCAAGGCGTCGCTCCAGGTCAAGGCCGAGTGGGAAAACGGCGAGCACGACGTCCAGTGGAAGCGGGACGACGTACCGCTCTCCGGCCTCTGCGTGATCACCACGCCGCCGACGACCCCGCCGGCCACGCCCCCGGTCACGCCGGAACCCTCCACTCCGCCGACCACTCCGCCGGCCACCCCGCCGGTGACTCCCCCGGTGACGCCGCCGACCCAGCCGAAGGCACCCAAGCCGACGGCGGACGTCGAGACCGACTGTGACGGCGCGGCGATCGTGACCCTGGCGAACGGCGACGACGCCACCGCTGCTGCGGTCTTCGTCGTCACCGACGGCGCCGGAACCGCCGGCGAGCCGATCACGCTCGAGCCCGGCAAGGACAAGGTCGTCGAGATCCCGGCCGAGAAGGCCACCAGGGTCAAGGTGACCGTCGAGGGCCAGACCGAGCCGCTCTTCGACGAGGAATTGACGGCAGACGCGAGCTGCATCGAGGCGACCTACGAGGCGACCTGCGAGGACCTCACCTTCACCATCAACAACCCGGCCGAGGGTGAGACGGTCAACGCGATCTTCACCCCCAACAGCGGTGACAAGAAGACGCTGACCGTCGAGCCGGGCAAGAGCGGAACCGTCACCTTCGCGGGCAGCGAGGGCCTGGTCGTGACCGGTGACATCGAGGGCTACGAGGCCGGCGAGCCGATCGCCTGGAACGACGAGAAGCCGGAGAACTGCGGTGGCGGCGGGGGTGGCCTGCCGGTGACCGGTGCCGCCGCCGGTGGCATCGCGGCCGGTGCCCTGGTCCTGCTCGGCATCGGTGTGGCGCTCTTCGTGGTGGCCCGCCGTCGCCGGCTGACCTTCACCGCCTGA
- the recG gene encoding ATP-dependent DNA helicase RecG, which translates to MTEPLTAETPLRTPLGEKTAKALASHLDLHTVGDLLYHFPRRYDERGEHTDIRSLEIGEQVTVLGQVQRTTVRPMRQRRGNLLEVAVGDSSGGVLTITFFGNQAWRERELRPGRWGLFAGKVTEFRGKRQLNGPEYVLLGEGAADGEVAAGEEIEEFAGALIPVYPAAAAMPTWVIARCVRVVLDTVTMPEDPLPATMRASRNLIGLGTALREIHRPGTKEDLYRARHRLKWDEAFAVQLTLVQRKHRAAAWPARPRPPRDAGLLAAFDARLPYELTEGQRSVGEEIAADLATAHPMHRLLQGEVGSGKTVCALRAMLQVVDDGGQAALLAPTEVLAAQHYRGMLDLLGPLGRAGELDGDPDGTRVALVTGSLGAAARRSALEEVAAGRAGIVLGTHALLYEGVDFADLGLVVVDEQHRFGVEQRDALRAKAEQPPHVLVMTATPIPRTVAMTVYGDLEISTLAQLPRGRSPIASHVVPASEKPAFLDRAWRRLREEVNAGHQAYVVCPRIGDGPASDEEPPTDESAKRPPLAVTEVAPLLAEGPLHGLRIGVLHGRLPADEKDAVMRSFAAGELDVLVATTVVEVGVDVPNATVMIVLDADRFGVSQLHQLRGRVGRGSAAGLCLLVSEAMEGTPARERLDAVASTSDGFRLAELDLEQRREGDVLGATQSGRRSHLRLLSLLRDTDLIRDARAEAIALVEGDPELTGHPALAASVAALVDEERAEYLEKG; encoded by the coding sequence ATGACCGAGCCGTTGACGGCCGAGACGCCGCTGCGCACCCCACTGGGCGAGAAGACGGCCAAGGCCCTCGCCAGCCACCTCGACCTGCACACCGTCGGCGACCTGCTCTACCACTTCCCACGCCGGTACGACGAGCGCGGCGAACACACCGACATCCGGTCGCTGGAGATCGGTGAACAGGTCACCGTCCTCGGTCAGGTGCAACGCACGACCGTACGGCCGATGCGCCAACGGCGCGGCAACCTGCTGGAGGTGGCCGTCGGGGACTCCTCCGGCGGGGTGCTGACGATCACCTTCTTCGGCAACCAGGCATGGCGTGAGCGGGAGCTGCGTCCGGGCCGGTGGGGGCTGTTCGCCGGCAAGGTCACCGAGTTCCGGGGCAAGCGGCAACTCAACGGCCCGGAGTACGTGCTGCTCGGTGAGGGGGCCGCCGACGGTGAGGTGGCGGCGGGGGAGGAGATCGAGGAGTTCGCCGGGGCGCTGATCCCGGTCTACCCGGCCGCGGCGGCGATGCCGACCTGGGTGATCGCCCGCTGCGTACGGGTCGTGCTGGACACCGTGACCATGCCGGAGGATCCGTTGCCGGCGACCATGCGGGCCAGCCGGAACCTGATCGGACTCGGCACCGCCCTGCGGGAGATCCATCGGCCGGGCACCAAGGAGGACCTCTACCGGGCCCGGCACCGGCTGAAGTGGGACGAGGCGTTCGCCGTACAGCTGACGTTGGTGCAGCGCAAGCACCGCGCGGCGGCGTGGCCAGCGCGACCCCGACCACCGCGTGACGCGGGCCTGCTCGCCGCCTTCGACGCGCGCCTTCCGTACGAGTTGACCGAGGGGCAGCGGTCGGTCGGCGAGGAGATCGCGGCGGACCTGGCCACCGCCCACCCGATGCACCGGCTGTTGCAGGGCGAGGTCGGCTCCGGCAAAACGGTCTGCGCGTTACGGGCCATGCTCCAGGTGGTCGACGACGGCGGACAGGCGGCGCTGCTGGCACCGACCGAGGTGCTCGCCGCCCAGCACTACCGGGGCATGCTCGACCTGCTCGGGCCGCTCGGGCGCGCCGGTGAGCTGGACGGCGACCCGGACGGCACCCGGGTCGCGCTGGTCACCGGCTCACTCGGCGCGGCGGCCCGGCGTAGCGCGTTGGAAGAGGTGGCCGCCGGCCGCGCCGGCATCGTGCTCGGCACGCACGCCCTGCTCTACGAGGGGGTCGACTTCGCCGACCTCGGCCTGGTGGTGGTCGACGAGCAGCACCGGTTCGGGGTGGAGCAGCGGGACGCGTTGCGGGCCAAGGCCGAGCAGCCGCCGCACGTGCTGGTGATGACCGCGACCCCGATCCCGCGCACGGTGGCGATGACCGTCTACGGCGATCTGGAGATCTCGACCCTGGCCCAGTTGCCGCGCGGCCGGTCGCCGATCGCGTCGCACGTCGTTCCGGCGTCGGAGAAGCCGGCGTTCCTGGACCGGGCCTGGCGCCGGCTGCGCGAGGAGGTGAACGCCGGACACCAGGCGTACGTGGTCTGCCCCCGGATCGGCGACGGGCCGGCGTCGGACGAGGAGCCGCCGACGGACGAGTCCGCCAAGCGCCCCCCGCTGGCGGTGACCGAGGTGGCCCCGCTGTTGGCCGAGGGGCCGCTGCACGGGCTGCGGATCGGGGTGCTGCACGGGCGGCTGCCGGCGGACGAGAAGGACGCGGTGATGCGTTCCTTCGCCGCGGGTGAACTGGACGTACTGGTGGCGACCACGGTGGTCGAGGTCGGAGTCGACGTACCGAACGCCACCGTGATGATCGTGCTGGACGCGGACCGGTTCGGCGTCTCCCAACTGCACCAGCTGCGCGGCCGGGTGGGTCGGGGTTCGGCCGCCGGCCTCTGCCTGCTGGTCTCCGAGGCGATGGAGGGTACGCCGGCCCGTGAGCGGCTGGACGCGGTCGCCTCCACTTCGGACGGTTTCCGCCTCGCCGAACTGGACCTGGAGCAGCGCCGCGAGGGGGACGTGCTCGGCGCCACCCAGTCCGGCCGCCGCTCGCACCTGCGGCTGCTCTCGTTGCTGCGGGACACCGACCTCATCCGGGACGCGCGGGCCGAGGCGATCGCGCTGGTGGAGGGGGATCCGGAGCTGACCGGGCATCCGGCGCTGGCCGCCTCGGTGGCCGCGCTGGTCGACGAGGAGCGGGCGGAGTACCTGGAGAAGGGCTGA
- a CDS encoding DUF397 domain-containing protein — translation MSAPTTTTMAAFATATWRKSSRSGDQGACVEFAVTADAIGVRDSKDQAGPVLLFPATAWSAFASAVPTAPVID, via the coding sequence ATGTCCGCTCCAACCACCACCACGATGGCCGCCTTCGCGACCGCCACCTGGCGCAAGAGCAGCCGCAGTGGCGACCAGGGCGCCTGCGTGGAGTTCGCCGTCACCGCCGACGCGATCGGGGTCCGTGACTCGAAGGACCAGGCCGGCCCGGTGCTGCTCTTCCCCGCGACCGCCTGGTCGGCGTTCGCCAGCGCCGTGCCGACCGCCCCGGTGATCGACTAG
- a CDS encoding helix-turn-helix domain-containing protein, whose translation MAPKTARARRLGIALRTYREKAELTLEKAAEEINSTRSTLSRYENALSLPSPATVRALLTHYNVDTDELKGTIELAKEAKKPGWWVSYSYMLDRKTMDFIALESEASGIQSFEPSLVPGLLQTPDYIRAIMRGGPHTLTDDEIEKRVQLRLDRQKRLTAAPDPLVVVSVIDEVALMRKVGGEAAWREQLEHLIKIAELPHMTIQVIPLDTGYHRGTRGSLHILEFGLDDQPLASVETVAGQLSFDSAPELDTCMKIMQHLRTVALGPEASGELISNILKGR comes from the coding sequence ATGGCACCGAAGACCGCTCGCGCCCGCCGACTCGGCATCGCCCTCCGGACCTACCGGGAGAAGGCCGAACTGACCCTCGAAAAGGCGGCCGAGGAGATCAACAGCACTCGCAGCACACTGTCGCGTTACGAGAACGCGCTGAGTCTGCCCAGCCCGGCGACCGTCCGCGCCCTGCTCACGCACTACAACGTGGACACAGACGAGCTCAAGGGCACGATCGAGCTGGCCAAGGAGGCCAAGAAGCCCGGCTGGTGGGTGTCGTATTCGTACATGTTGGACCGGAAGACGATGGACTTCATCGCGCTGGAGTCCGAGGCGAGCGGCATCCAGTCGTTCGAACCGTCCCTGGTGCCGGGCCTGTTGCAGACCCCGGACTACATCCGGGCGATCATGCGGGGCGGGCCGCACACCCTCACCGACGACGAGATCGAAAAGCGGGTGCAGCTCCGGCTCGACCGACAGAAACGCCTCACCGCCGCACCCGATCCGTTGGTCGTCGTCTCGGTGATCGACGAGGTGGCCCTGATGCGCAAGGTCGGCGGCGAGGCGGCCTGGCGTGAACAACTGGAACACCTGATCAAAATCGCCGAGCTGCCACACATGACCATCCAGGTGATCCCGCTGGACACCGGCTACCACCGGGGCACCAGGGGATCACTGCACATCCTTGAATTCGGCCTGGACGATCAACCCCTGGCCTCGGTCGAGACTGTCGCCGGTCAGCTCTCCTTCGACAGCGCGCCCGAGCTCGACACCTGTATGAAGATCATGCAGCACTTGCGAACCGTGGCCCTGGGCCCGGAGGCGAGCGGCGAGCTGATCTCCAACATCCTGAAGGGACGGTAG
- a CDS encoding DAK2 domain-containing protein: protein MLQTLDAAAIRRWCAGGLAALVRHQVEIDELNVYPVPDGDTGTNLVLTLTSAQQALALDPDGTPEPNPTGPAPHGRVLRLIARGALLGARGNSGVIVSQILRGLADVLADEPVVGGRELTRALRAASTAAYAAVAEPVEGTVLTVVAAAAGAAERADTDDLAVVATAAASGAAHALACTPELLPVLARAGVVDAGGRGLCVLLDALVEVITGAAPNRPGTASPGPRPPRAVARETGAETYAYEVQFLLDAVPEAVTRMRAVLAGLGDSLVVVGDGATAGQVGTWNVHIHVNDVGAAVEAGVVAGRPYHISVVRFADQEPGAGPVGGTAALPEPVEPPSRAAVVVAHGAGLAELLVGEGATVVRGNPSTGELLAAVRSTGATRVVVLPNDPNTQAVANAAAKEAHELGVKVSVVPTRSPVQALAALAVRDPARRFEDDVIAMAEAAGACRYGEVCYASREALTVAGRCQPGDVLALVEGEVHLIGNDLVSTCTALLDRMLGGGGELVTLLVGADAPAGLAAAVREHVGSRWPFVEVHDYPGGQPLYPLLVGIE from the coding sequence GTGCTGCAGACCCTCGACGCCGCCGCCATCCGGCGGTGGTGCGCGGGTGGGCTGGCGGCACTCGTACGACACCAGGTCGAGATCGACGAGCTGAACGTCTACCCGGTGCCCGACGGCGACACCGGCACCAACCTGGTGCTCACCCTGACCTCGGCACAGCAGGCGCTCGCCCTCGACCCCGACGGTACGCCGGAACCGAACCCGACCGGGCCGGCCCCGCACGGGCGGGTGCTGCGCCTGATCGCCCGGGGGGCGCTGCTCGGCGCCCGGGGCAACTCTGGCGTGATCGTCTCCCAGATCCTGCGCGGCCTGGCCGACGTGCTCGCCGACGAGCCCGTGGTGGGCGGTCGGGAACTGACACGGGCGCTGCGGGCGGCCAGCACCGCGGCGTACGCGGCGGTGGCGGAACCGGTCGAGGGCACCGTACTCACCGTTGTCGCGGCGGCGGCGGGTGCGGCCGAACGGGCCGACACCGACGACCTGGCCGTGGTCGCGACCGCCGCCGCCAGCGGTGCCGCGCACGCCCTCGCGTGCACCCCCGAACTGCTGCCGGTGCTCGCCCGCGCCGGGGTGGTCGACGCCGGCGGCCGGGGCCTCTGCGTGCTGCTCGACGCACTGGTCGAGGTGATCACCGGCGCAGCGCCGAACCGGCCGGGGACGGCGTCACCCGGGCCCCGCCCGCCGCGCGCCGTCGCCCGCGAGACCGGCGCCGAGACGTACGCCTACGAGGTGCAGTTCCTGCTCGACGCCGTACCCGAGGCGGTGACCCGGATGCGGGCGGTGCTCGCCGGGCTCGGTGACTCACTGGTGGTGGTCGGCGACGGGGCCACGGCCGGCCAGGTCGGCACCTGGAACGTGCACATTCACGTCAACGACGTCGGGGCGGCGGTGGAGGCCGGGGTGGTGGCCGGCCGGCCGTACCACATCTCGGTCGTTCGCTTCGCCGACCAGGAGCCCGGTGCCGGGCCGGTCGGAGGCACCGCCGCCCTGCCGGAGCCGGTCGAACCGCCGAGCCGGGCGGCGGTGGTGGTCGCACACGGTGCCGGGCTGGCCGAACTCCTCGTCGGCGAGGGCGCCACCGTGGTCCGGGGCAACCCGTCCACCGGCGAACTGCTCGCCGCCGTCCGGTCGACCGGCGCGACCCGGGTGGTGGTCCTCCCCAACGACCCCAACACCCAGGCGGTGGCGAACGCCGCCGCCAAGGAGGCACACGAACTCGGCGTCAAGGTCAGCGTGGTGCCGACCCGCTCGCCGGTGCAGGCGCTCGCCGCGCTCGCCGTACGCGACCCGGCCCGCCGCTTCGAGGACGACGTGATCGCGATGGCCGAGGCGGCCGGGGCGTGCCGGTACGGCGAGGTCTGCTACGCCAGCCGGGAGGCGCTGACGGTGGCCGGGCGATGCCAGCCCGGAGACGTACTGGCGCTGGTCGAGGGGGAGGTGCACCTGATCGGCAACGACCTCGTGTCGACCTGCACAGCGTTGCTCGACCGGATGCTGGGCGGCGGCGGTGAACTGGTCACGTTGCTGGTCGGAGCCGACGCGCCGGCGGGACTCGCGGCGGCCGTACGGGAGCACGTCGGCAGTCGTTGGCCGTTCGTGGAGGTGCACGACTATCCCGGCGGGCAGCCGTTGTATCCGCTGCTGGTGGGGATCGAATGA
- a CDS encoding GNAT family N-acetyltransferase, which translates to MSEIEIRVVRYDSLVAQQLVADALADLGRRYGGSGDETPVDVRDFESPSGAFLVAYLGGEPVGCGAWRSHGDDGETAELKRMYTAPAARGRGVARAVLGAVERSAREHGRKRLILECGDKQPEAIAMYESCGYVRIENFGYYRDSPDCLSYGRPL; encoded by the coding sequence GTGAGTGAGATCGAGATTCGCGTGGTGCGTTACGACTCCCTGGTGGCGCAGCAACTCGTCGCCGACGCCCTGGCCGACCTGGGGCGTCGGTACGGCGGCAGCGGCGACGAGACCCCGGTCGACGTACGCGACTTCGAGTCGCCCTCGGGCGCCTTCCTGGTGGCGTACCTGGGTGGGGAGCCGGTCGGCTGCGGTGCCTGGCGCAGCCACGGCGACGACGGGGAGACAGCCGAGCTGAAGCGGATGTACACCGCGCCGGCGGCCCGGGGGCGTGGGGTGGCCCGCGCGGTGCTCGGTGCGGTGGAGCGGTCGGCCCGTGAACACGGGCGCAAGCGGCTCATCCTCGAGTGCGGGGACAAGCAACCCGAGGCGATCGCGATGTACGAGTCATGCGGTTACGTGCGGATCGAGAACTTCGGCTACTACCGCGACTCCCCGGACTGCCTCTCCTACGGCCGGCCGCTCTGA
- a CDS encoding thiamine-phosphate kinase produces the protein MSVASAGEFGLIARVTARLGSGATVLLGPGDDAAVVSAPDARVAASTDVLVEGRHFRRDWSSATDVGHRAAAANLADIAAMGAVPTALLVALCIPTDLEVRWAEELADGLGAEAALVGASVVGGDMSSSPTLTIAVTALGDLGGRAPVVRSGARPGDVVALAGRIGYAAAGYTVLSRGFRTPKLLVEAYRRPEVPYRAGPQAARLGATSMIDVSDGLLADLGHVASASEVGIDLRSGAFEIPAQMRDAAHALGIDPYAWVLGGGDDHALAATFPAQVALPDDWRVIGRVVDGTGLTVDGKPYKGSAGWDHFR, from the coding sequence GTGAGCGTGGCCAGCGCCGGAGAGTTCGGTCTGATCGCCCGGGTGACCGCGCGGCTGGGCAGCGGGGCGACGGTGCTCCTGGGACCCGGTGACGACGCCGCCGTGGTGAGCGCCCCGGACGCGCGGGTGGCCGCCTCGACGGACGTACTGGTCGAGGGGCGACACTTCCGCCGCGACTGGTCCTCGGCGACCGATGTCGGACACCGGGCGGCGGCCGCCAACCTCGCCGACATCGCCGCGATGGGTGCGGTGCCGACAGCCCTGCTGGTCGCCCTCTGCATCCCGACGGACCTGGAGGTGCGCTGGGCCGAGGAACTCGCCGACGGTCTCGGTGCGGAAGCCGCCCTGGTCGGGGCGAGTGTGGTCGGCGGCGACATGTCGTCGAGTCCCACCCTGACGATCGCGGTCACCGCCCTCGGTGACCTGGGCGGCCGGGCGCCCGTCGTACGCAGTGGCGCGCGGCCGGGCGACGTGGTCGCCCTCGCCGGTCGGATCGGGTACGCCGCCGCCGGCTACACGGTGCTCTCCCGTGGCTTCCGTACGCCGAAGCTGCTGGTGGAGGCGTACCGGCGACCGGAGGTGCCGTACCGGGCGGGGCCGCAGGCGGCGCGGCTCGGCGCCACCTCGATGATCGACGTGTCGGACGGGCTCCTCGCCGACCTCGGCCACGTCGCCTCGGCCAGCGAGGTCGGCATCGACCTGCGCAGCGGCGCCTTCGAGATTCCGGCGCAGATGCGGGACGCGGCGCACGCGCTCGGCATCGACCCGTACGCCTGGGTGCTCGGTGGTGGGGACGATCATGCCCTGGCCGCCACGTTCCCGGCCCAGGTGGCGTTACCGGACGACTGGCGCGTGATCGGGCGCGTGGTCGACGGCACCGGGTTGACCGTGGACGGCAAGCCGTACAAGGGAAGTGCCGGCTGGGACCACTTCAGGTAG
- the rpmB gene encoding 50S ribosomal protein L28, with product MASVCDVCGKGPGFGHNVSHSHRRTNRRWNPNIQTVRTPAGGGNTRKMQVCTSCIKAGKVARA from the coding sequence GTGGCTAGCGTGTGCGACGTTTGTGGCAAGGGACCGGGCTTCGGCCACAACGTTTCCCACTCGCACCGGCGGACCAACCGCCGCTGGAACCCGAACATCCAGACTGTGCGCACCCCGGCTGGTGGCGGCAACACCCGCAAGATGCAGGTCTGCACCTCCTGCATCAAGGCCGGTAAGGTCGCCCGCGCCTGA